Proteins encoded in a region of the Phoenix dactylifera cultivar Barhee BC4 chromosome 3, palm_55x_up_171113_PBpolish2nd_filt_p, whole genome shotgun sequence genome:
- the LOC103710574 gene encoding glutelin type-D 1-like, producing the protein MDIDLTPRLSKKTYGGDGGSYHEWCSEELPMLREAKIGAAKLALEKQGLALPSYSDSAKVAYVLQGSGTCGIVLPEATKEKVLPIKKGDALALPFGVVTWWFNPNDAELVVLFLGDTSKGHKAGKFTNFQLTGTNGIFTGFSSEFVSRAWDLTEDEVEKLVRSQTGAGIAKLKDGQKIPEPRPEDREGMVLNCEEAPLDVDIKNGGRVVVLNTQNLPLVGEVGLGADLVRIDGHSMCSPGFSCDSAFQVTYVIRGSGRAQVVGVDGKRVLETRVKGGCLFIVPRFFVVSKIADADGMEWFSIITTPNPVFSHLAGRTSVWKALSPEVLESSFNTTPELEGLFRSKRTSDAIFFPPSN; encoded by the exons ATGGATATCGATCTGACTCCGAGGCTGTCGAAGAAAACGTACGGTGGGGATGGGGGCTCCTACCACGAGTGGTGCAGCGAGGAGCTGCCGATGCTCCGCGAGGCCAAGATCGGGGCCGCAAAGCTCGCCTTGGAGAAGCAGGGGCTCGCGCTTCCCAGCTACTCCGACTCCGCCAAGGTTGCTTACGTCCTCCAAG GAAGCGGTACTTGCGGAATTGTGTTGCCGGAGGCGACGAAAGAGAAGGTGCTTCCCATCAAGAAGGGGGACGCTCTTGCTCTCCCCTTTGGCGTCGTAACTTGGTGGTTCAATCCGAACGACGCTGAGCTTGTCGTCCTCTTCTTGGGAGACACCTCCAAGGGCCATAAGGCTGGAAAATTCACCAACTTCCAGCTCACCGGCACCAATGGCATCTTCACCGGCTTCAGCTCCGAGTTCGTCAGCCGTGCCTGGGACCTCACCGAAGACGAGGTCGAGAAGCTGGTCCGCAGCCAAACCGGCGCCGGCATTGCCAAACTGAAGGATGGCCAGAAAATTCCTGAGCCCCGTCCTGAAGACAGGGAAGGGATGGTTCTCAACTGCGAGGAGGCTCCACTGGATGTCGATATCAAGAACGGCGGCCGGGTCGTCGTGCTGAACACCCAGAACCTTCCCCTGGTGGGCGAGGTTGGGCTTGGGGCTGACCTTGTGAGGATCGACGGCCATTCCATGTGCTCGCCGGGCTTCTCCTGCGACTCTGCTTTCCAGGTGACCTACGTGATCAGGGGGAGCGGCCGGGCTCAGGTTGTTGGCGTCGACGGCAAGCGGGTCCTGGAGACCAGAGTGAAGGGAGGGTGTCTGTTCATCGTGCCAAGGTTCTTTGTGGTGTCCAAGATTGCTGATGCTGATGGCATGGAGTGGTTCTCCATCATCACCACTCCTAA CCCGGTGTTCAGTCATCTGGCAGGGAGGACGTCGGTCTGGAAGGCGTTATCGCCGGAAGTGCTGGAGTCTTCGTTCAACACTACTCCAGAGTTGGAGGGGCTCTTCAGGTCCAAGAGGACCTCGGATGCCATCTTTTTCCCACCTTCCAACTGA